The following are encoded in a window of Diorhabda sublineata isolate icDioSubl1.1 chromosome 3, icDioSubl1.1, whole genome shotgun sequence genomic DNA:
- the LOC130441119 gene encoding uncharacterized protein LOC130441119 isoform X2, protein MARVSYEMFPCKEPQPRVVYLREIIGNEAWESTYKEYMRKMRPYATILHRCEGSGCCKHYNERCQAASDENILLTFYIGSNDEYKTFKATNHTSCVCKKISDESIKK, encoded by the exons ATGGCAAGAGTTTCTTATGAAATGTTCCCTTGTAAAGAACCGCAGCCCCGCGTTGTATACTTGAGAGAGATTATTGGAAATGAGGCATGGGAAAGTACCTACaaggaatatatgagaaag ATGAGACCCTACGCAACAATTCTTCATAGATGCGAAGGATCCGGATGTTGTAAACATTACAACGAAAGATGCCAAGCGGCATCCGATGAAAACATATTACTCACGTTTTATATTGGTAGCAATGACGAATATAAAACGTTTAAAGCGACGAACCATACGTCTTgtgtttgtaaaaaaattagtgacgaatctatcaaaaaatga
- the LOC130441119 gene encoding uncharacterized protein LOC130441119 isoform X1, with translation MMFFIRVIVFVNMAISICRSLVSDDWSLHMARVSYEMFPCKEPQPRVVYLREIIGNEAWESTYKEYMRKMRPYATILHRCEGSGCCKHYNERCQAASDENILLTFYIGSNDEYKTFKATNHTSCVCKKISDESIKK, from the exons atgatgttttttataaGAGTGATAGTTTTTGTTAATATGGCCATTTCCATTTGTAGAAGTTTGGTTAGTGATGATTGGTCGTTGCACATGGCAAGAGTTTCTTATGAAATGTTCCCTTGTAAAGAACCGCAGCCCCGCGTTGTATACTTGAGAGAGATTATTGGAAATGAGGCATGGGAAAGTACCTACaaggaatatatgagaaag ATGAGACCCTACGCAACAATTCTTCATAGATGCGAAGGATCCGGATGTTGTAAACATTACAACGAAAGATGCCAAGCGGCATCCGATGAAAACATATTACTCACGTTTTATATTGGTAGCAATGACGAATATAAAACGTTTAAAGCGACGAACCATACGTCTTgtgtttgtaaaaaaattagtgacgaatctatcaaaaaatga